From Microlunatus capsulatus, a single genomic window includes:
- the rplN gene encoding 50S ribosomal protein L14, giving the protein MIQQESRLKVADNTGAKEILCIRVLGGSGRRYAGIGDVIVATVKDAIPGGNVKKGEVVKAVIVRTVKERRRADGSYIKFDENAAVILRADSGEPRGTRIFGPVGRELREKRFMRIISLAPEVI; this is encoded by the coding sequence ATGATCCAGCAGGAGTCGCGGCTCAAGGTCGCCGACAACACGGGTGCCAAGGAGATCTTGTGCATCCGCGTTCTCGGCGGTTCCGGTCGCCGTTACGCCGGCATCGGCGACGTCATCGTCGCCACTGTCAAGGACGCCATCCCCGGTGGCAACGTCAAGAAGGGCGAGGTCGTCAAGGCGGTCATCGTCCGGACCGTCAAGGAGCGCCGTCGCGCTGATGGCTCGTACATCAAGTTCGACGAGAACGCTGCCGTCATCCTGCGGGCCGACAGCGGTGAGCCGCGCGGTACCCGCATCTTCGGCCCCGTCGGCCGTGAGCTCCGCGAGAAGCGCTTCATGCGCATCATCTCGCTCGCCCCGGAGGTGATCTGA
- the rpsE gene encoding 30S ribosomal protein S5, giving the protein MSGSQRRGGGAGGDRRGRDDRRGQAAEKSNYIERVVAINRVAKVVKGGRRFSFTALVVVGDGDGTVGVGYGKAKEVPAAIAKGVEEAKKHFFTVPRIQGTISHPVQGEKAAGVVMLRPASPGTGVIAGGSARAVLECAGVHDVLAKSLGSANAINVVHATVAALQGLEMPEQVAKRRGKSVEDVTPAALLRAHRAGAQS; this is encoded by the coding sequence ATGAGTGGATCACAGCGCCGCGGTGGCGGCGCAGGTGGTGACCGTCGCGGCCGTGACGATCGTCGTGGCCAGGCGGCAGAGAAGAGCAACTACATCGAGCGCGTCGTGGCGATCAACCGCGTCGCGAAGGTCGTGAAGGGCGGTCGTCGCTTCAGCTTCACCGCCCTGGTCGTGGTCGGCGACGGCGACGGCACGGTCGGCGTGGGCTACGGCAAGGCCAAGGAGGTGCCCGCGGCGATCGCCAAGGGCGTGGAGGAGGCGAAGAAGCACTTCTTCACCGTCCCCCGCATCCAGGGCACCATCTCCCACCCCGTCCAGGGTGAGAAGGCGGCCGGCGTGGTCATGCTGCGTCCCGCCTCCCCGGGTACCGGCGTCATCGCCGGCGGCTCGGCCCGGGCGGTGCTGGAGTGCGCCGGCGTGCACGACGTGCTCGCCAAGTCGCTGGGCTCGGCCAACGCGATCAACGTGGTGCACGCCACGGTGGCCGCGCTGCAGGGCCTCGAGATGCCCGAGCAGGTGGCCAAGCGCCGCGGGAAGTCCGTCGAGGACGTCACCCCGGCCGCGCTGCTGCGCGCGCACCGAGCGGGGGCCCAGTCGTGA
- the rplP gene encoding 50S ribosomal protein L16, with translation MLIPRRVKFRKQHHPTRRGASKGGTKLAFGEFGIQALEPSYLTNRQIEAARIAMTRHIKRGGKVWITVYPDRPLTKKPAETRMGSGKGSPEWWIANIKPGRVLFELSGVDETVAREAMRLAIHKLPMKARFIKREAGEI, from the coding sequence ATGCTGATCCCTCGCAGGGTGAAGTTCCGCAAGCAGCACCACCCCACCCGTCGCGGTGCGTCCAAGGGCGGCACCAAGCTGGCCTTCGGCGAGTTCGGCATCCAGGCCCTGGAGCCCTCGTACCTGACCAACCGTCAGATCGAGGCCGCCCGTATCGCCATGACGCGTCACATCAAGCGTGGCGGCAAGGTGTGGATCACGGTCTACCCGGACCGCCCGCTGACCAAGAAGCCCGCCGAGACCCGCATGGGTTCCGGCAAGGGCTCCCCCGAGTGGTGGATCGCGAACATCAAGCCCGGACGCGTGCTCTTCGAGCTGTCCGGTGTCGACGAGACCGTGGCCCGCGAGGCCATGCGTCTGGCGATCCACAAGCTGCCGATGAAGGCGCGCTTCATCAAGCGCGAAGCAGGTGAGATCTGA
- the rplO gene encoding 50S ribosomal protein L15, which produces MALKVHHLRPAPGAKTAKTRVGRGEGSKGKTAGRGTKGSGARNNIPENFEGGQMPMHMRIPKLRGFKNPFRVEFQIVNLDRLGALFPEGGTKGVDDLVQAGAVRAGHPVKVLGTGEITVAVQVTADAFSTSAKDKIAAAGGSTTQL; this is translated from the coding sequence ATGGCACTCAAGGTCCACCACCTGAGGCCGGCGCCCGGCGCCAAGACCGCCAAGACCCGCGTGGGTCGCGGTGAGGGCTCCAAGGGCAAGACCGCCGGACGCGGCACCAAGGGCTCCGGCGCCCGCAACAACATCCCCGAGAACTTCGAGGGTGGGCAGATGCCCATGCACATGCGCATCCCGAAGCTCCGGGGCTTCAAGAACCCGTTCCGGGTCGAGTTCCAGATCGTGAACCTCGACCGGCTCGGCGCCCTCTTCCCCGAGGGCGGCACCAAGGGGGTCGACGACCTGGTCCAGGCCGGCGCCGTCCGCGCCGGGCACCCGGTCAAGGTCCTCGGCACGGGCGAGATCACCGTCGCGGTGCAGGTCACCGCCGACGCGTTCTCGACCTCGGCCAAGGACAAGATCGCCGCCGCCGGCGGCAGCACCACCCAGCTCTGA
- the rpsQ gene encoding 30S ribosomal protein S17, whose protein sequence is MSEQLNENATAQAERGARKVREGYVVSDKMDKTVVVAVEDRVKHRLYGKVLRQTARLKAHDEANSAGVGDRVRIMETRPLSATKRWRLVEILEKAK, encoded by the coding sequence ATGAGTGAGCAGCTGAACGAGAACGCGACGGCCCAGGCCGAGCGCGGCGCCCGCAAGGTCCGCGAGGGCTACGTGGTCAGCGACAAGATGGACAAGACCGTCGTCGTGGCGGTCGAGGACCGGGTCAAGCACCGTCTGTACGGCAAGGTGCTCCGCCAGACCGCGCGGCTCAAGGCCCACGACGAGGCCAACAGCGCCGGCGTCGGGGACCGCGTGCGGATCATGGAGACCCGTCCGCTGAGCGCGACCAAACGCTGGCGCCTCGTCGAGATCCTCGAGAAGGCCAAGTAG
- the rpmC gene encoding 50S ribosomal protein L29, with product MAKTTTAAELRGLSRGDLDGRVRELKEELFTLRFQSATGQLESHGRLREVRKDIARIYTVLQERELGIVEDPDLASAEDSSDEGAAAPAVERVKA from the coding sequence ATGGCGAAGACCACGACCGCCGCCGAGCTGCGCGGCCTCAGCCGCGGTGACCTCGACGGCCGCGTCCGCGAGCTGAAGGAGGAGCTGTTCACGCTCCGCTTCCAGTCCGCGACCGGCCAGCTGGAGTCCCACGGCCGGCTCCGGGAGGTCCGCAAGGACATCGCCCGGATCTACACGGTGCTGCAGGAGCGCGAGCTCGGCATCGTCGAGGACCCCGACCTGGCCTCCGCCGAGGACAGCTCGGACGAAGGAGCAGCCGCGCCCGCGGTGGAGAGAGTGAAGGCCTGA
- the rplX gene encoding 50S ribosomal protein L24 translates to MSSKKPTALKSGTNKLHVIKGDRVKVIAGKDKGLVGEVIAVFPERQKVTVAGVNIAKRHLKDTSAQPQGRNTTKGGIVSSEAPIHASNVQLVVKNDSGDEVVTRIGYDRVEVTKRRPDGSEYKSFRSVRIARATGQEI, encoded by the coding sequence ATGAGCTCCAAGAAGCCCACCGCCCTCAAGAGCGGCACGAACAAGCTGCACGTCATCAAGGGTGACCGCGTGAAGGTCATCGCCGGCAAGGACAAGGGTCTGGTCGGCGAGGTCATCGCCGTCTTCCCCGAGCGCCAGAAGGTGACCGTCGCGGGCGTCAACATCGCCAAGCGGCACCTGAAGGACACCTCGGCGCAGCCGCAGGGCCGGAACACCACCAAGGGCGGGATCGTCTCCTCGGAGGCCCCGATCCACGCGTCCAACGTCCAGCTGGTCGTCAAGAACGACAGCGGCGACGAGGTCGTGACCCGCATCGGCTACGACCGCGTCGAGGTGACGAAGCGTCGCCCCGACGGCTCGGAGTACAAGTCGTTCCGCAGCGTGCGCATCGCCCGGGCGACCGGACAGGAGATCTGA
- the rplE gene encoding 50S ribosomal protein L5, which translates to MSTATTEPKTLPRLKQRYREEIRAALQQEFSIANVMQTPGLVKVVVNMGVGEAARDSKLIDGAVKDLATITGQKPQVTRSRKSIAQFKLREGMPIGAHVTLRGDRMWEFADRLISLALPRIRDFRGLSPKQFDGHGNYTFGLNEQVMFHEIDQDRIDRVRGMDITFVTSATTDDQGRALLRHLGFPFRQN; encoded by the coding sequence ATGAGCACCGCCACGACGGAGCCGAAGACGCTGCCGCGTCTGAAGCAGCGCTACCGCGAGGAGATCCGGGCTGCCCTGCAGCAGGAGTTCTCGATCGCCAACGTCATGCAGACCCCGGGCCTGGTCAAGGTCGTGGTCAACATGGGTGTCGGCGAGGCGGCCCGCGACTCGAAGCTGATCGACGGCGCGGTCAAGGACCTCGCCACGATCACCGGCCAGAAGCCGCAGGTCACCCGCTCGCGCAAGTCCATCGCCCAGTTCAAGCTGCGCGAGGGGATGCCGATCGGCGCCCACGTCACGCTGCGCGGCGACCGCATGTGGGAGTTCGCCGACCGGCTGATCTCGCTGGCCCTGCCCCGCATCCGCGACTTCCGCGGCCTGTCGCCCAAGCAGTTCGACGGCCACGGCAACTACACCTTCGGTCTCAACGAGCAGGTCATGTTCCACGAGATCGACCAGGACCGGATCGACCGGGTGCGCGGCATGGACATCACGTTCGTGACGTCGGCGACGACGGACGACCAGGGCCGCGCGCTGCTGCGGCACCTCGGTTTCCCGTTCCGGCAGAACTAA
- the rpmD gene encoding 50S ribosomal protein L30: MTRIKVSQVKSGIGGKQNQRDTLRSLGLKRIGDVAVKEDRPEIRGMLNTVSHLVTVEEVD, from the coding sequence GTGACCCGCATCAAGGTCAGCCAGGTCAAGTCCGGTATCGGCGGCAAGCAGAACCAGCGGGACACGCTCCGCTCGCTCGGCCTGAAGCGCATCGGCGACGTGGCCGTCAAGGAGGACCGTCCCGAGATCCGCGGGATGTTGAACACGGTGTCCCACCTGGTCACCGTCGAGGAGGTCGACTGA
- a CDS encoding type Z 30S ribosomal protein S14 codes for MAKTALRVKQARKPKFAVQGYTRCQKCGRPRSVFRKFGLCRICLRSMAHAGELPGITKSSW; via the coding sequence ATGGCCAAGACAGCGCTCCGGGTCAAGCAGGCCCGCAAGCCGAAGTTCGCCGTGCAGGGCTACACCCGGTGCCAGAAGTGCGGGCGGCCGCGTTCGGTCTTCCGCAAGTTCGGCCTGTGCCGCATCTGCCTGCGCAGCATGGCGCACGCGGGCGAGCTGCCCGGCATCACGAAGTCCTCGTGGTGA
- the rplB gene encoding 50S ribosomal protein L2, with amino-acid sequence MGIRKYKPTTPGRRGSSVADFVELTRSTPEKSLLVPSPKTGGRNNTGRITTRHIGGGHKQAYRLVDFKRYDKDGVPAKVAHIEYDPNRTARIALLHFADGEKRYIIAPQGLAQGAAVEAGEGADIKPGNNLPLRNIPVGTTIHAVELRPGGGAKLARSAGSSIQLVAREGKNATLRMPSGEMRLVDVRCRATIGEVGNAEQSNINWGKAGRNRWKGKRPTVRGVAMNPIDHPHGGGEGKTSGGRHPVSPWGQAEGRTRDKNKASSRMIVRRRKSGKKR; translated from the coding sequence GTACAAGCCGACCACGCCGGGTCGTCGCGGCAGCAGCGTGGCCGACTTCGTCGAGCTGACGCGCTCGACCCCGGAGAAGTCGCTCCTGGTCCCCAGCCCGAAGACCGGTGGCCGCAACAACACCGGCCGGATCACCACCCGGCACATCGGCGGCGGCCACAAGCAGGCCTACCGCCTGGTGGACTTCAAGCGCTACGACAAGGACGGCGTCCCCGCCAAGGTCGCGCACATCGAGTACGACCCGAACCGCACGGCGCGCATCGCGCTGCTGCACTTCGCGGACGGCGAGAAGCGCTACATCATCGCTCCCCAGGGCCTGGCCCAGGGTGCGGCGGTGGAGGCCGGCGAGGGCGCGGACATCAAGCCGGGCAACAACCTCCCGCTGCGCAACATCCCCGTCGGCACCACGATCCACGCCGTCGAGCTGCGTCCGGGCGGTGGCGCCAAGCTGGCCCGCTCCGCCGGGTCGAGCATCCAGCTGGTGGCCCGCGAGGGCAAGAACGCCACGCTGCGCATGCCCTCGGGCGAGATGCGGCTGGTCGACGTCCGCTGCCGCGCCACCATCGGCGAGGTCGGCAACGCCGAGCAGTCGAACATCAACTGGGGCAAGGCCGGCCGCAACCGCTGGAAGGGCAAGCGCCCGACCGTCCGCGGTGTCGCCATGAACCCGATCGACCACCCGCACGGTGGTGGTGAGGGCAAGACCTCCGGTGGTCGCCACCCGGTCTCGCCGTGGGGCCAGGCCGAGGGTCGCACCCGCGACAAGAACAAGGCCAGCAGCCGCATGATCGTCCGCCGCCGCAAGTCCGGCAAGAAGCGCTGA
- the rpsH gene encoding 30S ribosomal protein S8, producing the protein MTMTDPIADMLTRLRNANQAYHDTAVMPHSKIKVGIAEILASEGYIASFAVNEPKEGEVGKTLAITLKYGQNRERSIAGVRRISKPGLRVYAKSTGLPKVLGGLGIAIISTSQGLLTDRQAHHTGVGGEVVAYVW; encoded by the coding sequence ATGACCATGACAGACCCCATCGCGGACATGCTGACCCGTCTCCGGAACGCCAACCAGGCGTACCACGACACGGCCGTCATGCCCCACAGCAAGATCAAGGTCGGGATCGCCGAGATCCTCGCCAGCGAGGGCTACATCGCCAGCTTCGCGGTGAACGAGCCCAAGGAGGGCGAGGTCGGCAAGACCCTCGCGATCACCCTCAAGTACGGCCAGAACCGCGAGCGCTCGATCGCCGGCGTCCGCCGCATCTCCAAGCCCGGCCTCCGGGTCTACGCGAAGTCGACCGGGCTGCCCAAGGTCCTTGGCGGCCTCGGCATCGCGATCATCTCGACCTCCCAGGGGCTGCTGACCGACCGTCAGGCCCACCACACCGGCGTGGGTGGCGAAGTCGTCGCCTACGTCTGGTGA
- the rplV gene encoding 50S ribosomal protein L22 produces MSKDTRPSRRQALLGDRPGSYAVARQVRVSPTKARRVVDLVRGMSVQDALVTLKFAPQAASDPVYKVVASAAANAANTDNLRSEDLVVSQAFVDEGMTMRRIRPRAKGSASRILKRSSHITVVVEPKEA; encoded by the coding sequence ATGAGCAAGGACACACGTCCGAGCCGCCGCCAGGCGCTGCTCGGTGACCGTCCCGGTTCGTACGCCGTGGCGCGCCAGGTCCGGGTCTCCCCGACCAAGGCCCGCCGGGTCGTCGACCTGGTGCGCGGCATGAGCGTCCAGGACGCCCTGGTGACCCTGAAGTTCGCGCCCCAGGCTGCGAGCGACCCGGTCTACAAGGTCGTCGCCAGCGCGGCGGCCAACGCGGCCAACACCGACAACCTGCGCAGCGAGGACCTCGTCGTCTCGCAGGCGTTCGTCGACGAGGGCATGACCATGCGACGGATCCGGCCGCGGGCCAAGGGCAGCGCGAGCCGCATCCTGAAGCGCTCCAGCCACATCACCGTCGTCGTCGAGCCGAAGGAGGCCTGA
- the rpsS gene encoding 30S ribosomal protein S19 — protein sequence MPRSLKKGPFVDDHLAKKVEVQNGRGTKNVIKTWSRRSMIVPDMIGHTIAVHDGRKHVPVFVTDSMVGHKLGEFAPTRTFRGHVKDDRKSRRR from the coding sequence ATGCCACGCAGCCTGAAGAAGGGCCCGTTCGTCGACGACCACCTCGCCAAGAAGGTGGAGGTGCAGAACGGCCGCGGGACCAAGAACGTCATCAAGACCTGGTCGCGCCGCTCGATGATCGTGCCGGACATGATCGGCCACACCATCGCGGTGCACGACGGTCGCAAGCACGTGCCGGTCTTCGTGACCGACTCCATGGTGGGCCACAAGCTCGGTGAGTTCGCCCCGACGCGGACCTTCCGTGGCCACGTCAAGGACGACCGGAAGTCCCGCCGCCGCTGA
- the rplR gene encoding 50S ribosomal protein L18, whose product MAVSLSSHKGTATKTRSRLRRQIRARKKIFGAPERPRLVVTRSARHIMAQVIDDTAGRTLASASTMEADLRSASGDKSAKAKQVGALVAERAKAAGVEQVVFDRAGNKYHGRIAALADSAREAGLGF is encoded by the coding sequence ATGGCTGTCTCGCTGTCTTCGCACAAGGGAACCGCAACCAAGACCCGGTCGCGGCTGCGCCGTCAGATCCGGGCCCGGAAGAAGATCTTCGGTGCCCCGGAGCGCCCGCGGCTCGTCGTCACCCGGTCGGCCCGGCACATCATGGCCCAGGTCATCGACGACACCGCTGGTCGCACCCTCGCGTCGGCCTCCACCATGGAGGCGGACCTGCGGTCGGCGTCCGGTGACAAGTCGGCCAAGGCCAAGCAGGTGGGCGCCCTGGTCGCCGAGCGTGCCAAGGCCGCCGGTGTCGAGCAGGTCGTCTTCGACCGCGCCGGCAACAAGTACCACGGGCGGATCGCCGCACTGGCTGACAGTGCGCGCGAGGCCGGCCTCGGATTCTGA
- the rplF gene encoding 50S ribosomal protein L6, whose protein sequence is MSRIGRLPVPVPSGVEVTLDGQQVSVKGPKGTLQHRVKEPITVARAENGQLEISRPDDERESKSLHGLTRTLVANMVTGVTTGYEKKLEIVGVGYRVVAKGPTQLEFALGFSHPVAISAPEGITFNVEAPTRFSVIGIDKQQVGEVAANIRKLRKPEPYKGKGVRYAGEHVRRKVGKAGK, encoded by the coding sequence ATGTCACGCATTGGCAGGCTTCCTGTCCCGGTCCCGTCCGGCGTCGAGGTCACCCTCGACGGCCAGCAGGTCTCGGTCAAGGGCCCCAAGGGCACGCTGCAGCACCGCGTCAAGGAGCCGATCACGGTCGCCCGCGCGGAGAACGGCCAGCTGGAGATCAGCCGGCCCGACGACGAGCGCGAGAGCAAGTCGCTGCACGGCCTGACCCGGACGCTGGTGGCCAACATGGTCACCGGTGTCACCACGGGGTACGAGAAGAAGCTCGAGATCGTCGGCGTGGGTTACCGCGTCGTCGCCAAGGGCCCGACGCAGCTCGAGTTCGCGCTCGGCTTCAGCCACCCGGTCGCGATCAGCGCGCCCGAGGGGATCACGTTCAACGTGGAGGCGCCGACCCGGTTCTCGGTCATCGGCATCGACAAGCAGCAGGTGGGCGAGGTCGCGGCCAACATCCGCAAGCTGCGCAAGCCGGAGCCCTACAAGGGCAAGGGCGTTCGCTACGCGGGCGAGCACGTCCGTCGCAAGGTCGGAAAGGCTGGTAAGTGA
- the rpsC gene encoding 30S ribosomal protein S3: protein MGQKINPYGFRLGITTDHKSRWYSDKLYSSYVGEDVKIRKLLVKGLERAGISSVEIERTRDRVRVDIYTARPGIVIGRNGAEAERVRGELEKLTGKQVQLNILEVKNPETDAQLVAQGVAEQLASRVQFRRAMRKAQQSAMRSGAAKGIRIQCSGRLGGAEMSRSEFYREGRVPLHTLRADIDYGFYEAKTTFGRIGVKVWIYKGDVSGSRAERAAQKAARNAAGGRARPQRAGRPTRGAEGRPERGGRRRAEGAEAPAPVEAGVAAAPAETSGQEA, encoded by the coding sequence ATGGGCCAGAAGATCAACCCGTACGGCTTCCGCCTCGGGATCACCACGGACCACAAGAGCCGCTGGTACTCCGACAAGCTGTACTCCTCCTACGTGGGCGAGGACGTCAAGATCCGCAAGCTCCTGGTCAAGGGCCTCGAGCGCGCCGGCATCTCCAGCGTCGAGATCGAGCGGACCCGTGACCGGGTGCGCGTCGACATCTACACCGCCCGCCCGGGCATCGTCATCGGCCGCAACGGCGCCGAGGCCGAGCGCGTCCGCGGCGAGCTGGAGAAGCTGACCGGCAAGCAGGTCCAGCTGAACATCCTCGAGGTCAAGAACCCCGAGACCGACGCCCAGCTGGTCGCCCAGGGCGTGGCCGAGCAGCTCGCCTCCCGCGTGCAGTTCCGCCGCGCGATGCGCAAGGCCCAGCAGAGCGCCATGCGCTCCGGTGCGGCCAAGGGCATCCGGATCCAGTGCTCGGGTCGTCTCGGCGGCGCCGAGATGAGCCGGTCGGAGTTCTACCGCGAGGGCCGGGTGCCGCTGCACACGCTGCGCGCGGACATCGACTACGGCTTCTACGAGGCCAAGACGACCTTCGGCCGGATCGGCGTGAAGGTCTGGATCTACAAGGGCGACGTGTCCGGCTCCCGCGCCGAGCGCGCCGCGCAGAAGGCGGCCCGCAACGCCGCCGGCGGTCGCGCCCGTCCGCAGCGCGCCGGTCGTCCGACCCGTGGTGCCGAGGGCCGGCCCGAGCGCGGCGGTCGTCGTCGCGCCGAGGGTGCCGAGGCTCCCGCGCCCGTCGAGGCCGGCGTCGCCGCCGCCCCCGCAGAGACGTCCGGACAGGAGGCCTGA